From Brassica oleracea var. oleracea cultivar TO1000 chromosome C3, BOL, whole genome shotgun sequence, a single genomic window includes:
- the LOC106334726 gene encoding purple acid phosphatase 10-like has translation MKMGRFEGFYLSGVLNSFLLFCNGGTTSRYVSRLEATADMPLDSDVFHVERSTAYQPWIWTVGSHELDFAPQIGETTPFKPFKHRYRTLHRSSGSTEQVWYSIKRGPAYIIVPASYSAYGKYTPEYMWLEQEFPKVNRTETPWLIVLLHSPWYNSYVYHYMEGETMRVMYEPWFIKNKVDIVFAGHVHSYERSSSERSICSCIYHHW, from the exons ATGAAAATGGGTCGTTTCGAAGGATTCTATCTTAGTGGTGTTCTGAACAGCTTCTTGTTGTTCTGTAATGGTGGCACAACAAGTAGGTATGTCAGCAGGTTAGAGGCAACGGCTGATATGCCACTCGATAGTGATGTATTTCATGTAGAAAGAAGCACAGCATATCAGCCCTGGATTTGGACCGTAGGAAGCCATGAACTTGATTTTGCCCCCCAGATT GGAGAAACCACACCATTTAAGCCATTCAAGCATAGGTACCGTACTCTTCACCGATCATCAGGCAGCACAGAACAAGTCTGGTACTCTATAAAGAGAGGTCCAGCTTACATAATCGTGCCGGCTTCATATTCAGCATACG GTAAATACACACCGGAGTACATGTGGCTTGAACAAGAATTCCCAAAGGTCAACAGAACAGAAACGCCATGGTTGATTGTTCTGTTGCATTCACCGTGGTACAACAGCTACGTTTACCATTACATGGAAGGAGAAACCATGAGAGTGATGTATGAGCCATGGTTCATCAAGAACAAAGTAGATATTGTTTTTGCGGGTCACGTCCATAGCTATGAAAGATCA TCCAGTGAAAGATCTATCTGCTCCTGTATATATCACCATTGGTGA